The genomic DNA TTAGAGACACCTATAGAACCTAAAGAAAGTACCACGATAAGTATTACCTATTTCATAAAAATACCCAACGCTAAGTTTACTGGTTATGGTGCCTATGATAATGGCTATCGTTTAAGGTATTGGTATATAACGCCTGCTATTTACAAAGATGGTTGGCAAATAATGAGTAACTTAAATTTAGATGACTTATTTGAAGATTACACCACTTTTAATATTAACCTTAAAATACCAAAAGAACTTTCTTTAGTAAGTAGTTTAAAACAAACCGTTAAAAGTGATAAAGTCTTTAATTCTTATAAATTATACGGAAAAAATGAGAAAGATGTAATTATAGATATTCAGAAAAAAAATACCTTTCAGAATTTTAGTACAGATGCTCATGAAATACAAACAGATATTTTAGACAAAGAATTAAACGCCAGCTTAACAAAAGATATTTTAAATAGAGAACTACAGTTTTTAACAGATTACTTAGGTGTTTTACCAACAGATAAAATTCTTATAGATGAAGTAATGCGTAAGAAAAACCCTGTTTATGGTCTGAACCAGTTACCAAGTTTTATAAGACCTTTCTCAGATGTTTTTAAATATGATTTAACTTTATTTAAAGCGCTATCAAAAAAATATTTAAAGCAAACATTATTAGTAAACGAAAGAGAAGATTACTGGTTAATAGATGGATTACAGAACTATTTAATGATAGAATATGTGAATAAATTTTATCCAGAAATTAAATTATTAGGAAAAGCTTCAGACAGTTGGTTTTTAAAAAGGTTTAATATTTCTAAGTTAAAATTCAATCAAAAATACCCATTTGTATATCAATTTACAGCAAGAAAGTATTTAGATCAACCCTTAAATACGTCTGCGGACTCTCTTTCTAACTTCAATAGAAAAATTGTTAGCAAATATAAAGCGGGCTTAGGTTTTAATTATTTAAAAGGATATTTAGGTGAAGCCGTTTTAAACAAAAGTATCAAAGAATTTTATCAAAAAAATAAACTTCTTGTTACAAAAAGTTCCGATTTTAAAAATGTTTTATTACTAAATACAACGAAAGATATTGAATGGTTTTTTAATGATTTTATTAAGACAAATAAAAAAATAGATTACACCATTGGTAAAGTAAAAGAAACAAAAGATAGTTTAAAAGTTACAATAAAAAATAAACGAAATATTACTGCGCCAATTGCTTTCTACGGAATAAAGAACAATAAAATTGAATACAAAAAATGGTTTTCTAATATAAGTGACACCTTAACAACGAGTGTTCCTAAAGGAAAATTTGATCAGTTGGTTTTAAATTATGAAAACATATACCCTGAATACAATACTCTAGATAATTATTACCATACAGACAAAAAAATCTTTAATAAACCTTTTAAATTTACGTTAATTAAAGACGTAAAAGCACCTAATTATAATCAATTATTTTATCAACCTAGTTTTAGTTATAATTATTATGACGGTTTAACTTTAGGAGTTAAACTTCATAACAAACCCTTAATTAAAAGAAATTTAGAGTTTAGAATATCTCCGGGCTACGCAACTAAGAGTAATATGATAAATGGTTCTTTTTCAGTCTTGTATAATCATTTTTTTGAAGACACAAGTATCTACAAAATCGCTTACGGTATCACAGGAAATACATCACAATATGCACCAGAGTTATCTTATAGTTCCTTAATACCTTATGTAGACATTCAATTTAAGAGAAAATCTCTAAGAGATGCTACTAGTAAATTTATTAAAGCTAAAATTGTTCATATAGACAAAGAAATTTCACCACTAGAAATAAAAACGCCACAAGATAATTACAGCGTTTTTAGCTTGAGTTATAATTACATTAATCCTGATATTATAGAAGAGACTCGCTATACCTTTAATACCGAATTTGCTAAAAAGTTCTCTAAGGTTTCTGCAGATTTTAGATATAGAAAACTAACCTCTACAGACACACAGTTAGATTTTAGAGTTTTTGCAGGAGCGTTTATTCACAATAATTCTAAAGGAGATTATTTTAGTTTCGGTTTAGATAGAGCAAATGATTATTTATTTCAACTTAATTATT from Polaribacter sp. ALD11 includes the following:
- a CDS encoding aminopeptidase yields the protein MKNRYYTFVIVLLFSSFIFAQQNAINIKATLNSDEDKLMIQQEIVYYNNSDDALNHIFLHNWANSFKDRKTPLSKRFIEDFRKDLYFSSKDDIGFSDIKNISIDYNSIVYKELENKQDIIQLFLETPIEPKESTTISITYFIKIPNAKFTGYGAYDNGYRLRYWYITPAIYKDGWQIMSNLNLDDLFEDYTTFNINLKIPKELSLVSSLKQTVKSDKVFNSYKLYGKNEKDVIIDIQKKNTFQNFSTDAHEIQTDILDKELNASLTKDILNRELQFLTDYLGVLPTDKILIDEVMRKKNPVYGLNQLPSFIRPFSDVFKYDLTLFKALSKKYLKQTLLVNEREDYWLIDGLQNYLMIEYVNKFYPEIKLLGKASDSWFLKRFNISKLKFNQKYPFVYQFTARKYLDQPLNTSADSLSNFNRKIVSKYKAGLGFNYLKGYLGEAVLNKSIKEFYQKNKLLVTKSSDFKNVLLLNTTKDIEWFFNDFIKTNKKIDYTIGKVKETKDSLKVTIKNKRNITAPIAFYGIKNNKIEYKKWFSNISDTLTTSVPKGKFDQLVLNYENIYPEYNTLDNYYHTDKKIFNKPFKFTLIKDVKAPNYNQLFYQPSFSYNYYDGLTLGVKLHNKPLIKRNLEFRISPGYATKSNMINGSFSVLYNHFFEDTSIYKIAYGITGNTSQYAPELSYSSLIPYVDIQFKRKSLRDATSKFIKAKIVHIDKEISPLEIKTPQDNYSVFSLSYNYINPDIIEETRYTFNTEFAKKFSKVSADFRYRKLTSTDTQLDFRVFAGAFIHNNSKGDYFSFGLDRANDYLFQLNYYGRSEDSGIFSQQYIITEGGFKSVLPTRFANQYMLSLNSSIGLWRWMEFYNGVAFLKNKDERIFFGFENGIRFNFIHNIFELYFPLYSNNGWEVSQEAYPQKIRFTFTGDLGSIYNFFRRGFF